A region of the Candidatus Methylomirabilis oxygeniifera genome:
AGAGGATGGGGCCCAGCGTCGGCCCGGCCGCCTCGGCGGTCCAACCGATGACCCACAGCAACAAGAGGACGCCGAAGGCCCCGACGGCGGCGACCACCTGGTTTTCGGTCAGGGCGGAGGCGAGAATCCCGAGTGCCAGGAAAGCCATGCCGAGAAGCAGGAGGCCAAGGTAGCCGCTCAGGATGAGCCCCCATTCCAACGTCGCAAAGGTCCCGAGCATTGCGATGTCAAGCAGGCTGATCCCGAGCATCGCTGCGTACAGCGCGAGCGCCGCCAGGAACTTACCCAACAGCAGCTCCCAGTCCCTGATCGGGTACGAGAAAAGCAGCTCGATGGTTCCCGTCTTCTTCTCTTCGGAAAACAGGCGCATGGTGGCCGCGGGCATCAGGAGCAGCATCGTAATGGCGATATCACGAAACAGCGGGCGAACGATCCACTCAGAGGCATTCAGACCTCGACCGAAGGCGGGGTTCATCGTGGCCTGCAGGCTGCTGAGCGAGAAAAAGGCGAGAAGACCATAGAAAAAGTAGCCTGAGATGAGCGCGAAGATGGTCAGGACCACGTAGGCGATCGGCGAGGCGAAGTAGGCGCGCCATTCTTTCTTGAAGATCGCCAGGACGTTCATGACTGCACCTCATGCGCTTCCTTGGTTACCAGGCGCACGAAGATCTCCTCCAAGCTCATGTCGGCGGGACGGAGCTCCAGCAGTCCCCATCCGCGCTCAACGATCAGACGGGAGACCTCACGACGCAGGTCGCAATGTCGCTCCGACTCGACGACAAGGCTGTGGGTAGTCTCGCCTGTCTGTGCGTCGGCATGTCCGGCAGACAGGCGCGCCTCATCCTCCGCCATGACCCGCAGCACGCCTGGAAGCTGGGTTAGGGCCATCCCAACCTGGTTCACTGGTCCCTCGACCCTGATGCGCAGTTTGGTGGAACTCTGAAGCCCGGCCGTCAGGTTCTCCGGGGTATCGACTGCCACAATCTGTCCGTTGTTGATGATAATCACCCGATGACAGAGCATGCTGACCTCTGGCAGGATGTGCGTGGACAGGATCACCGTGCTTTGGCCGGCCAGCTCTTTGATGAGCTGTCTGATTTCGATAATTTGGCTCGGATCGAGCCCGATAGTCGGCTCATCCATGATGAGCACCTCAGGATCGTTGAGCAGCGCCTGAGCGATCCCGACCCGCTGCTTGTAACCGCGCGAGAGGGCGCCGATCAAGGTCCGCCGGACTTTGGCGACGCCGCACTTGTCCATGATCTCGTCGATCCTCTGTCGCCTCCGTCCACGATCTACGCCCTTCACCTCTGCCACGAACGCCAGGTAGTCGGTCACCTTCATGTCGGTATAGAGCGGTACGTTCTCCGGCAGGTAGCCGATACGTCGCCGCACCTGGAGCGATTCGATCAGAATATCATAGCCCGCGACGCGCGCCGTCCCGCTGCTGGGCGGCAGACAACCGGTCAGGATCCGCATCGTGGTGGTCTTGCCGGCGCCGTTCGGCCCGAGAAACCCCACGATCTCCCCTTTATCGACCTTGAAGGAGACGTCCCGAATCGCCGTATGCTTGTCGTAAAATTTCGTGAGCTTGTCCGCTTCGATCATTCTCTCTCCTGTTGCGTCCCTGCCGCCGGTCGGCAGCCTGAATCTCGAAAGACCATCGGACATTGTACACGATCCTGCTTGCTTCGCGCAACGGCGGTGCGATACGGGTAGTGGGTCAGTTTGAATCCAGTAAGCCGACAATTTCTTCGAGCGACCATACATGATCGGTAACTCCCGCCTGCATCGCCGGGGTAACTCGAAGCGTCTGATGTACCCGCCCGAAGTTGTACCACATGAAATGTAGGGCAACAGCGGCCTCAAGGTTCTCAACTTTCTTCGAGAAGGCATTAGTCAGTCGAGTGAATCTCCTCATGCTCATGCGCATGGTAAGGTTCTGGCGTTCCACAAACGAGGTCGAGACGTGCCGAGGATCGGGGTTTCCTTCAATCCGGTTTTTCTGGCATCCCGTACACTGAGGCGGACTGTATCGCCTCTGCTGCTGCTCTGGCGCTTCCCCGAACAGCTTCACTAATTGCGCGTAGTCCACATCGGCTCCAAACGCACCCTCTATGGCAGTCAGATACATCTTCAACCCGTCCGTCGTGAGTTGTACGCGGGTAGCGAGCCGCGTTGCAAGATCGTTGATAAACTCAGCAGCATAGCCCGCGTCACGTTCGCCTACCAGCCAAGAGATCATCAGTTTGGAGTCGGCGTCCATAGCCGCCCAAGTCCACACATCGCCGACTCCTGGTTTTCCCTTCATGTGCTCAGGCACGTTCTTTTCCTTCGCATAGCAGAATGACCATATCTCATCGCACTGGATACGCTTGCAGCGGAGATTCACGAGGGTTCGCCGCTGGTACTCACTGCAAGCTGCTCCGAGATCGGCCAAGAGCTTGAGGACCGTGCCTTTGGCTACACCCGTCATGCGGACAGTGGAGCGAATCGAATTGCCTTCGACTAGGGCGGCTACGACTTGTGCCCGCTTGTCCTTGCTTAATCTGTTCATACTCAGAATATAGCTTGAGCGGTCAAGCATGTCAAGAGGAAAATGATGTTGAAACATTGTGGCGGCGATAGATTATGAGAAGATTGGCGTCCTAGACGAGTCGCAATGAATTAGGTTGGCCCAAATAGATGGCTTTTACCTCTTTTTCACGTAAAGCGATAAGATGACTAAACTCGGCGATGCTGTACTGCAATCTGGTTCGATGGAGATCAATAAGCTTATTGAGCAATCGAGGTTGCTCTGCTGGAATATCAAGTTCCGGGGGTTCCCGAAGCCGATAGCCAGCCTTACTGAATTGCATCCAGATATACCGCTCCTGCCTTTCCGTAATCTTGCCAAGTTTGGCGGCCCGTTTTAGAAGTGCGCCCATAGATACTTTCCAGTACGGCTTCAATATAGCAAGCTTAGGTACAGTGATTTCGCTAAGAGAATGCCTGATATCATCGGCAGGCATAAGAAAACTGGCCGCGAATCTATTGGCTTGGTCTTCAAGGTCCGCGTTCACAGTGCGGTGCATAATCACATGACCAAGCTCATGAGCTAGA
Encoded here:
- a CDS encoding ABC-type transport system involved in multi-copper enzyme maturation, permease component, which produces MNVLAIFKKEWRAYFASPIAYVVLTIFALISGYFFYGLLAFFSLSSLQATMNPAFGRGLNASEWIVRPLFRDIAITMLLLMPAATMRLFSEEKKTGTIELLFSYPIRDWELLLGKFLAALALYAAMLGISLLDIAMLGTFATLEWGLILSGYLGLLLLGMAFLALGILASALTENQVVAAVGAFGVLLLLWVIGWTAEAAGPTLGPILSHLSIINHYDSFAKGTIESRDVIFYLNFTLLCLFLTLRSLESKRWRG
- a CDS encoding ABC transporter related, encoding MIEADKLTKFYDKHTAIRDVSFKVDKGEIVGFLGPNGAGKTTTMRILTGCLPPSSGTARVAGYDILIESLQVRRRIGYLPENVPLYTDMKVTDYLAFVAEVKGVDRGRRRQRIDEIMDKCGVAKVRRTLIGALSRGYKQRVGIAQALLNDPEVLIMDEPTIGLDPSQIIEIRQLIKELAGQSTVILSTHILPEVSMLCHRVIIINNGQIVAVDTPENLTAGLQSSTKLRIRVEGPVNQVGMALTQLPGVLRVMAEDEARLSAGHADAQTGETTHSLVVESERHCDLRREVSRLIVERGWGLLELRPADMSLEEIFVRLVTKEAHEVQS
- a CDS encoding conserved protein of unknown function (Evidence 4 : Homologs of previously reported genes of unknown function) yields the protein MFQHHFPLDMLDRSSYILSMNRLSKDKRAQVVAALVEGNSIRSTVRMTGVAKGTVLKLLADLGAACSEYQRRTLVNLRCKRIQCDEIWSFCYAKEKNVPEHMKGKPGVGDVWTWAAMDADSKLMISWLVGERDAGYAAEFINDLATRLATRVQLTTDGLKMYLTAIEGAFGADVDYAQLVKLFGEAPEQQQRRYSPPQCTGCQKNRIEGNPDPRHVSTSFVERQNLTMRMSMRRFTRLTNAFSKKVENLEAAVALHFMWYNFGRVHQTLRVTPAMQAGVTDHVWSLEEIVGLLDSN